A DNA window from Hevea brasiliensis isolate MT/VB/25A 57/8 unplaced genomic scaffold, ASM3005281v1 Scaf7, whole genome shotgun sequence contains the following coding sequences:
- the LOC110635528 gene encoding autophagy-related protein 18h isoform X1, whose protein sequence is MKNNSKANNSTKSNNNRFLPNSLKFISSCIKTASSGVRTASASVAASISGDNQDHKDQVLWASFDQLELGPSSFKHVLLLGYSNGFQVIDVEDASDVIELVSKRDNPVTFLQMQPLPAKSEGREGFRASHPLLLVVSCAELKSSGPVFGGRDGLVRDGYNEPQVGNLSISATTVQFYSLRSHNYVHYLRFRSTVFMVRCSLHIVAVGLATQIYCFDALTLENKFSVLTYPVPQLGGQGMNGVNIGYGPMAVGPRWLAYASDNPLVSNTGRLSPQSLTPPLGVSPSTPPGSGSLMARYAMESSKQIASGLINLGDMGYKTVSRYCQDLIPDGSNSPVYSNSSWKVGRGATHSAETDNAGLVVVKDIVSGAVLSQFRAHTSPISALCFDPSGTLLVTASIHGNNINIFRIMPSSHSASGNKSYEWSSSHVHLYKLHRGITSAVIQDICFSHCSQWIAIVSSRGTCHIFMLSPFGGENVLQIHNPLVDGPSLSTVLSLPWWSTPSMVNQQSFPASPPSPVTLSVVSRIRNNNTGWLNTVSNAASSAAGKASVPSGAIAAVFHSCVPRDLQPSLLKNVNALEHLLVYTPCGHLVQYKLLSPARGKSSEAASRIGQGSSVQIQDEELQVNVESVQWWDVCRRADWAEKEECISGITLGRLETTDLPMETSDCEDNYSEHVDSLKSHKPFHLFHTYADLQTSSWKMPLWQNQKIHFYEMAGGENEIEKIPVREVEIRQKDLLPVSEHFHRTLSNWTDRGLSVERYSTSLAGGSEEAKDLEDAVISHSKSVSTGSAANDGSLTKFYPLILQSGNNTAGQGGISVSASSIQYKSSIKKDSSSISFKQSQMGISPENNNSMDTNITSLTSGSSSAGKTIAKEFQSSNGLVTSEASNTSSNLSNLSKKIIDEGPTNDSLDFKQFFQEGYCKVKSSSEYHESAEVSFVDNNISPCDLEKSEEDGDNDDMLGGVFAFSEEG, encoded by the exons ATGAAGAATAACAGCAAGGCAAATAATAGTACCAAGTCCAACAACAATCGCTTTCTCCCAAATTCTTTGAAATTCATTTCTTCTTGCATTAAAACTGCGTCTTCCGGTGTCCGCACCGCCAGCGCTTCCGTTGCCGCTTCTATCTCCGGTGATAATCAAGACCACAAAGACCag GTACTTTGGGCTTCCTTTGACCAACTAGAGCTTGGACCATCTTCCTTCAAACATGTTCTATTACTTGGGTACTCCAATGGCTTTCAAGTCATTGATGTTGAAGATGCCTCTGATGTCATTGAACTTGTTTCAAAGCGCGATAATCCAGTTACATTTTTACAGATGCAGCCCCTCCCTGCCAAATCTGAGGGCCGTGAAGGATTCAGAGCATCACATCCTTTGCTCTTAGTTGTTTCATGTGCTGAATTAAAGAGCTCAGGTCCAGTGTTTGGTGGGAGAGATGGTTTAGTCAGAGATGGCTATAATGAGCCTCAAGTGGGAAACCTTTCCATATCTGCTACTACTGTGCAGTTTTACTCACTACGATCTCATAATTATGTTCATTATCTGAGATTTCGTTCAACTGTGTTTATGGTTAGATGCAGTCTACATATAGTGGCCGTAGGCCTAGCAACACAA ATATACTGTTTTGATGCTTTGACTCTGGAGAACAAATTCAGTGTCCTCACTTATCCTGTCCCTCAGTTGGGAGGCCAAGGAATGAATGGAGTTAATATTGGATATGGTCCAATGGCTGTGGGTCCCAGGTGGTTAGCTTATGCTTCTGACAATCCACTGGTGTCAAACACAGGCCGCTTAAGTCCACAAAGTCTTACTCCTCCACTGGGTGTCAGTCCATCAACTCCCCCAGGCAGTGGGAGTTTGATGGCCCGTTATGCAATGGAATCTAGTAAGCAAATAGCTAGCGGGTTAATAAATTTGGGAGACATGGGCTACAAGACTGTGTCTAGATATTGTCAAGATCTTATCCCCGATGGTTCTAACTCTCCTGTATATTCAAATTCAAGTTGGAAAGTTGGTCGGGGTGCAAcacattctgcagaaacagataaTGCTGGATTG GTGGTTGTTAAAGATATTGTTTCGGGAGCTGTGCTATCACAATTTAGAGCTCATACGAGTCCAATTTCTGCTCTTTGTTTTGATCCAAGTGGTACACTTTTGGTTACTGCCTCAATTCATGGgaataacataaatatttttcGGATTATGCCCTCCTCTCACAGTGCATCAGGCAATAAGAGCTATGAATGGAGCTCTTCTCATGTGCACCTTTATAAGCTCCATCGTGGCATTACATCAGCT GTGATACAAGACATTTGCTTTAGTCACTGTAGTCAGTGGATTGCCATTGTTTCATCCAGGGGTACTTGCCATATTTTCATGCTTTCTCCTTTTGGTGGTGAGAatgttcttcaaattcacaatccacTTGTTGATGGGCCTAGCCTTTCAACAGTTTTATCTTTGCCATGGTGGTCTACTCCTTCCATGGTAAACCAGCAATCTTTTCCTGCATCACCACCATCACCTGTTACCCTGTCTGTGGTGAGCAGAATAAGAAATAATAACACTGGCTGGCTTAACACAGTTAGTAATGCTGCATCTTCTGCAGCAGGAAAGGCCTCAGTTCCATCTGGTGCTATTGCTGCTGTTTTTCATAGCTGTGTGCCTCGAGATTTGCAACCTTCTCTTTTGAAAAATGTTAATGCTTTGGAGCACCTATTGGTCTACACTCCTTGTGGTCATTTAGTTCAATACAAATTGCTGTCACCAGCAAGGGGAAAATCAAGTGAAGCTGCTTCAAGAATTGGACAAGGTTCTTCAGTGCAGATACAAGATGAAGAATTACAAGTGAATGTGGAATCTGTTCAATGGTGGGATGTTTGCCGAAGAGCAGATTGGGCAGAAAAAGAGGAATGTATTTCTGGAATTACTCTAGGCAGGCTAGAAACTACAGACTTGCCCATGGAAACTTCTGATTGTGAAGATAATTATAGTGAGCATGTGGATTCATTAAAGTCCCATAAGCCATTTCACTTGTTTCATACATACGCAGATTTACAGACGAGCTCATGGAAGATGCCACTTTGGCAGAATCAAAAG ATTCATTTCTACGAGATGGCTGGTGGAGAGAATGAAATAGAGAAGATTCCAGTTCGAGAGGTTGAAATTAGGCAGAAGGATTTATTACCTGTTTCTGAACATTTTCACAGAACTCTCTCTAATTGGACAGACAG GGGCCTTAGTGTTGAAAGATACTCAACTTCATTGGCTGGTGGTTCTGAAGAAGCTAAAGACTTGGAAGATGCTGTTATTTCCCACTCTAAGTCAGTCTCAACTGGCTCAGCTGCAAATGATG GATCTTTAACAAAGTTTTATCCTCTCATTCTCCAATCTGGTAATAATACTGCTGGACAAGGAGGGATTTCTGTTTCGGCATCATCCATCCAGTACAAAAGTTCTATTAAGAAAGATAGCAGTTCAATTTCTTTCAAACAATCTCAAATGGGTATCTCCCCTGAGAACAATAATTCTATGGATACTAATATAACATCTTTAACCAGTGGCTCATCTTCCGCTGGTAAAACAATTGCAAAAGAATTTCAATCATCAAATGGTTTGGTAACTAGTGAAGCTTCAAACACAAGCTCCAACCTTTCCAACTTGAGTAAGAAAATTATAGATGAAGGGCCAACTAATGATTCATTGGATTTTAAGCAGTTTTTTCAAGAGGGTTACTGTAAAGTGAAGTCCTCAAGTGAATATCATGAATCGGCGGAAGTCAGTTTTGTGGACAACAACATCAGTCCTTGTGATTTAGAAAAATCTGAAGAAGATGGTGACAATGATGATATGCTTGGAGGTGTTTTTGCTTTCTCTGAGGAAG GTTGA
- the LOC110635528 gene encoding autophagy-related protein 18h isoform X2, whose amino-acid sequence MKNNSKANNSTKSNNNRFLPNSLKFISSCIKTASSGVRTASASVAASISGDNQDHKDQVLWASFDQLELGPSSFKHVLLLGYSNGFQVIDVEDASDVIELVSKRDNPVTFLQMQPLPAKSEGREGFRASHPLLLVVSCAELKSSGPVFGGRDGLVRDGYNEPQIYCFDALTLENKFSVLTYPVPQLGGQGMNGVNIGYGPMAVGPRWLAYASDNPLVSNTGRLSPQSLTPPLGVSPSTPPGSGSLMARYAMESSKQIASGLINLGDMGYKTVSRYCQDLIPDGSNSPVYSNSSWKVGRGATHSAETDNAGLVVVKDIVSGAVLSQFRAHTSPISALCFDPSGTLLVTASIHGNNINIFRIMPSSHSASGNKSYEWSSSHVHLYKLHRGITSAVIQDICFSHCSQWIAIVSSRGTCHIFMLSPFGGENVLQIHNPLVDGPSLSTVLSLPWWSTPSMVNQQSFPASPPSPVTLSVVSRIRNNNTGWLNTVSNAASSAAGKASVPSGAIAAVFHSCVPRDLQPSLLKNVNALEHLLVYTPCGHLVQYKLLSPARGKSSEAASRIGQGSSVQIQDEELQVNVESVQWWDVCRRADWAEKEECISGITLGRLETTDLPMETSDCEDNYSEHVDSLKSHKPFHLFHTYADLQTSSWKMPLWQNQKIHFYEMAGGENEIEKIPVREVEIRQKDLLPVSEHFHRTLSNWTDRGLSVERYSTSLAGGSEEAKDLEDAVISHSKSVSTGSAANDGSLTKFYPLILQSGNNTAGQGGISVSASSIQYKSSIKKDSSSISFKQSQMGISPENNNSMDTNITSLTSGSSSAGKTIAKEFQSSNGLVTSEASNTSSNLSNLSKKIIDEGPTNDSLDFKQFFQEGYCKVKSSSEYHESAEVSFVDNNISPCDLEKSEEDGDNDDMLGGVFAFSEEG is encoded by the exons ATGAAGAATAACAGCAAGGCAAATAATAGTACCAAGTCCAACAACAATCGCTTTCTCCCAAATTCTTTGAAATTCATTTCTTCTTGCATTAAAACTGCGTCTTCCGGTGTCCGCACCGCCAGCGCTTCCGTTGCCGCTTCTATCTCCGGTGATAATCAAGACCACAAAGACCag GTACTTTGGGCTTCCTTTGACCAACTAGAGCTTGGACCATCTTCCTTCAAACATGTTCTATTACTTGGGTACTCCAATGGCTTTCAAGTCATTGATGTTGAAGATGCCTCTGATGTCATTGAACTTGTTTCAAAGCGCGATAATCCAGTTACATTTTTACAGATGCAGCCCCTCCCTGCCAAATCTGAGGGCCGTGAAGGATTCAGAGCATCACATCCTTTGCTCTTAGTTGTTTCATGTGCTGAATTAAAGAGCTCAGGTCCAGTGTTTGGTGGGAGAGATGGTTTAGTCAGAGATGGCTATAATGAGCCTCAA ATATACTGTTTTGATGCTTTGACTCTGGAGAACAAATTCAGTGTCCTCACTTATCCTGTCCCTCAGTTGGGAGGCCAAGGAATGAATGGAGTTAATATTGGATATGGTCCAATGGCTGTGGGTCCCAGGTGGTTAGCTTATGCTTCTGACAATCCACTGGTGTCAAACACAGGCCGCTTAAGTCCACAAAGTCTTACTCCTCCACTGGGTGTCAGTCCATCAACTCCCCCAGGCAGTGGGAGTTTGATGGCCCGTTATGCAATGGAATCTAGTAAGCAAATAGCTAGCGGGTTAATAAATTTGGGAGACATGGGCTACAAGACTGTGTCTAGATATTGTCAAGATCTTATCCCCGATGGTTCTAACTCTCCTGTATATTCAAATTCAAGTTGGAAAGTTGGTCGGGGTGCAAcacattctgcagaaacagataaTGCTGGATTG GTGGTTGTTAAAGATATTGTTTCGGGAGCTGTGCTATCACAATTTAGAGCTCATACGAGTCCAATTTCTGCTCTTTGTTTTGATCCAAGTGGTACACTTTTGGTTACTGCCTCAATTCATGGgaataacataaatatttttcGGATTATGCCCTCCTCTCACAGTGCATCAGGCAATAAGAGCTATGAATGGAGCTCTTCTCATGTGCACCTTTATAAGCTCCATCGTGGCATTACATCAGCT GTGATACAAGACATTTGCTTTAGTCACTGTAGTCAGTGGATTGCCATTGTTTCATCCAGGGGTACTTGCCATATTTTCATGCTTTCTCCTTTTGGTGGTGAGAatgttcttcaaattcacaatccacTTGTTGATGGGCCTAGCCTTTCAACAGTTTTATCTTTGCCATGGTGGTCTACTCCTTCCATGGTAAACCAGCAATCTTTTCCTGCATCACCACCATCACCTGTTACCCTGTCTGTGGTGAGCAGAATAAGAAATAATAACACTGGCTGGCTTAACACAGTTAGTAATGCTGCATCTTCTGCAGCAGGAAAGGCCTCAGTTCCATCTGGTGCTATTGCTGCTGTTTTTCATAGCTGTGTGCCTCGAGATTTGCAACCTTCTCTTTTGAAAAATGTTAATGCTTTGGAGCACCTATTGGTCTACACTCCTTGTGGTCATTTAGTTCAATACAAATTGCTGTCACCAGCAAGGGGAAAATCAAGTGAAGCTGCTTCAAGAATTGGACAAGGTTCTTCAGTGCAGATACAAGATGAAGAATTACAAGTGAATGTGGAATCTGTTCAATGGTGGGATGTTTGCCGAAGAGCAGATTGGGCAGAAAAAGAGGAATGTATTTCTGGAATTACTCTAGGCAGGCTAGAAACTACAGACTTGCCCATGGAAACTTCTGATTGTGAAGATAATTATAGTGAGCATGTGGATTCATTAAAGTCCCATAAGCCATTTCACTTGTTTCATACATACGCAGATTTACAGACGAGCTCATGGAAGATGCCACTTTGGCAGAATCAAAAG ATTCATTTCTACGAGATGGCTGGTGGAGAGAATGAAATAGAGAAGATTCCAGTTCGAGAGGTTGAAATTAGGCAGAAGGATTTATTACCTGTTTCTGAACATTTTCACAGAACTCTCTCTAATTGGACAGACAG GGGCCTTAGTGTTGAAAGATACTCAACTTCATTGGCTGGTGGTTCTGAAGAAGCTAAAGACTTGGAAGATGCTGTTATTTCCCACTCTAAGTCAGTCTCAACTGGCTCAGCTGCAAATGATG GATCTTTAACAAAGTTTTATCCTCTCATTCTCCAATCTGGTAATAATACTGCTGGACAAGGAGGGATTTCTGTTTCGGCATCATCCATCCAGTACAAAAGTTCTATTAAGAAAGATAGCAGTTCAATTTCTTTCAAACAATCTCAAATGGGTATCTCCCCTGAGAACAATAATTCTATGGATACTAATATAACATCTTTAACCAGTGGCTCATCTTCCGCTGGTAAAACAATTGCAAAAGAATTTCAATCATCAAATGGTTTGGTAACTAGTGAAGCTTCAAACACAAGCTCCAACCTTTCCAACTTGAGTAAGAAAATTATAGATGAAGGGCCAACTAATGATTCATTGGATTTTAAGCAGTTTTTTCAAGAGGGTTACTGTAAAGTGAAGTCCTCAAGTGAATATCATGAATCGGCGGAAGTCAGTTTTGTGGACAACAACATCAGTCCTTGTGATTTAGAAAAATCTGAAGAAGATGGTGACAATGATGATATGCTTGGAGGTGTTTTTGCTTTCTCTGAGGAAG GTTGA